A single genomic interval of Pseudorca crassidens isolate mPseCra1 chromosome 19, mPseCra1.hap1, whole genome shotgun sequence harbors:
- the ANKRD13B gene encoding ankyrin repeat domain-containing protein 13B isoform X7, with protein sequence MKWEFTSWVPLVSKICPSDTYKVWKSGQNLRVDTTLLGFDHMTWQRGNRSFVFRGQDTSAVVMEIDHDRRVVYTETLALAGQDRELLLAAAQPTEEQVLSRLTAPVVTTQLDTKNISFERNKTGILGWRSEKTEMVNGYEAKVYGASNVELITRTRTEHLSEQHKGKVKGCKTPLQSFLGIAEQHGGPQNGTLITQTLSQANPTAITAEEYFNPNFELGNRDMGRPMELTTKTQKFKAKLWLCEEHPLSLCEQVAPIIDLMAVSNALFAKLRDFITLRLPPGFPVKIEIPIFHILNARITFGNLNGCDEPVPLVRGSPSSETPSPGSDSSSVSSSSSTTSCRGCEISPALFEAPRGYSVLGGQREAATRDDDDDLLQFAIQQSLLEAGSEYDQVRPRGRTGPPDCGAAAANWLTPASAQVTIWEALTNSKPGTHPMSYEGRRQDRSVPARPERVWRRLFPHSHTHAQRTPGPCHGAYGHCRMSTPLGPEEPWYRHQGPYWFQDGVYHHHPFLTQGWVSSTPNAALEPSQTLARQNVGAGVLEDWEDGLCRSWRQLLPGGREPGR encoded by the exons ATGAAATGGGAGTTCACTAGCTGGG TGCCCCTGGTGTCCAAGATCTGCCCCAGTGACACCTACAAGGTGTGGAAGAGTGGGCAGAACCTTCGGGTAGACACCACACTTCTGGGCTTTGACCACATGACGTGGCAGCGAGGGAACCGCAGCTTTGTCTTCAGGGGCCAAG ACACGAGCGCCGTGGTCATGGAGATTGACCACGACCGCCGGGTGGTGTACACAGAGACCCTGGCTCTGGCTGGGCAGGACCGTGAGCTACTGCTGGCTGCTGCCCAGCCCACCGAGGAGCAGGTGCTGAGCCGGCTCACCGCACCCGTCGTCACCACGCAGCTCGACACCAAGAACATCTCCTTTGAGAG GAACAAGACCGGCATCCTGGGCTGGCGCAGCGAGAAGACCGAGATGGTGAATGGGTATGAAGCCAAG GTATATGGGGCATCCAATGTGGAGCTCATCACCCGGACACGGACAGAGCATCTTTCAGAACAGCACAAGGGCAAGGTCAAAG GCTGTAAGACACCTCTGCAGTCCTTCCTGGGAATTGCTGAGCAGCATGGGGGCCCCCAAAATGGG ACCCTGATCACTCAGACTCTGAGCCAAGCCAACCCCACTGCCATCACCGCAGAAGAGTACTTCAATCCCAACTTTGAGCTTGGCAACCGTGACATGGGCCGACCCATGGAACTGACCACCAAGACACAGAA GTTCAAGGCCAAGCTGTGGCTGTGTGAGGAGCATCCCCTGTCCCTGTGTGAGCAGGTGGCCCCCATCATTGACCTCATGGCCGTCAGCAATGCACTTTTTGCCAAGCTCCGGGATTTCATTACCCTGCGCCTGCCTCCAGGATTCCCTGTCAAGATTG AAATCCCGATTTTCCACATCCTCAACGCCCGTATCACCTTCGGGAACCTCAATGGCTGCGATGAGCCGGTGCCGTTGGTGCGAGGCAGCCCCAGCAGCGAGACCCCTTCCCCGGGCAGTGACTCCTCCAGTGTCAGCAGCTCCAGCTCCACGA CCTCGTGCCGCGGCTGCGAGATCTCCCCCGCGTTGTTCGAGGCCCCACGCGGCTACAGTGTGCTGGGCGGCCAGCGAGAGGCCGCCACCCGCGACGACGATGACGACCTGCTGCAGTTCGCCATCCAGCAGAGCCTGCTTGAGGCGGGCAGTGAGTATGACCAGGTGCGTCCCCGCGGCCGCACGGGGCCACCGGACTGCGGTGCCGCCGCAGCTAACTGGCTTACCCCTGCCTCCGCCCAGGTCACCATCTGGGAGGCGCTAACCAACAGCAAACCGGGCACTCACCCCATGTCCTACGAGGGTCGCCGACAGGACAGGTCAGTGCCCGCCCGTCCGGAGAGGGTTTGGAGACGCCTATTCCCCCACTCCCATACACATGCACAGAGAACACCAGGGCCCTGTCACGGTGCGTATGGACACTGCCGCATGAGCACCCCTCTTGGCCCAGAGGAACCGTGGTACCGCCATCAGGGACCCTACTGGTTTCAAGATGGCGTCTACCACCACCACCCGTTCCTGACTCAGGGGTGGGTGAGCAGTACTCCAAACGCGGCCTTAGAGCCTTCACAGACCCTCGCCAGACAGAATGTCGGGGCTGGGGTTCTAGAAGACTGGGAGGATGGGCTTTGTAGGAGCTGGCGTCAGCTCCTACCGGGTGGGAGGGAGCCAGGGAGGTGA
- the ANKRD13B gene encoding ankyrin repeat domain-containing protein 13B isoform X1: MIPANASARKGPEGKYPLHYLVWHNRHRELEKKVRAGQVDIEQLDPRGRTPLHLATTLGHLECARVLLAHGADVGRENRSGWTVLQEAVSTRDLELVQLVLRYRDYQRVVKRLAGIPVLLEKLRKAQDFYVEMKWEFTSWVPLVSKICPSDTYKVWKSGQNLRVDTTLLGFDHMTWQRGNRSFVFRGQDTSAVVMEIDHDRRVVYTETLALAGQDRELLLAAAQPTEEQVLSRLTAPVVTTQLDTKNISFERNKTGILGWRSEKTEMVNGYEAKVYGASNVELITRTRTEHLSEQHKGKVKGCKTPLQSFLGIAEQHGGPQNGTLITQTLSQANPTAITAEEYFNPNFELGNRDMGRPMELTTKTQKFKAKLWLCEEHPLSLCEQVAPIIDLMAVSNALFAKLRDFITLRLPPGFPVKIEIPIFHILNARITFGNLNGCDEPVPLVRGSPSSETPSPGSDSSSVSSSSSTTSCRGCEISPALFEAPRGYSVLGGQREAATRDDDDDLLQFAIQQSLLEAGSEYDQVRPRGRTGPPDCGAAAANWLTPASAQVTIWEALTNSKPGTHPMSYEGRRQDRSVPARPERVWRRLFPHSHTHAQRTPGPCHGAYGHCRMSTPLGPEEPWYRHQGPYWFQDGVYHHHPFLTQGWVSSTPNAALEPSQTLARQNVGAGVLEDWEDGLCRSWRQLLPGGREPGR; the protein is encoded by the exons ATGATCCCCGCCAACGCCTCCGCCAGGAAGGGGCCCGAGGGCAAGTACCCGCTGCACTACCTCGTGTGGCACAACCGCCACCGCGAGCTGGAGAAAAAGGTCCGCGCCGGCCAG GTGGACATCGAGCAGCTGGATCCCCGTGGGCGGACTCCCCTGCACTTGGCCACCACCCTGGGGCACCTCGAGTGTGCCCGCGTGCTCCTGGCACACGGCGCAGATGTGGGCAGGGAGAATCGCAGCGGCTGGACAG TGCTTCAGGAAGCTGTGAGTACCCGGGACCTGGAGCTGGTGCAGCTGGTGCTGCGGTACCGGGACTACCAGCGGGTGGTGAAGCGGCTGGCAGGCATCCCTGTGCTCCTGGAGAAGCTGCGCAAG GCCCAGGACTTCTACGTGGAGATGAAATGGGAGTTCACTAGCTGGG TGCCCCTGGTGTCCAAGATCTGCCCCAGTGACACCTACAAGGTGTGGAAGAGTGGGCAGAACCTTCGGGTAGACACCACACTTCTGGGCTTTGACCACATGACGTGGCAGCGAGGGAACCGCAGCTTTGTCTTCAGGGGCCAAG ACACGAGCGCCGTGGTCATGGAGATTGACCACGACCGCCGGGTGGTGTACACAGAGACCCTGGCTCTGGCTGGGCAGGACCGTGAGCTACTGCTGGCTGCTGCCCAGCCCACCGAGGAGCAGGTGCTGAGCCGGCTCACCGCACCCGTCGTCACCACGCAGCTCGACACCAAGAACATCTCCTTTGAGAG GAACAAGACCGGCATCCTGGGCTGGCGCAGCGAGAAGACCGAGATGGTGAATGGGTATGAAGCCAAG GTATATGGGGCATCCAATGTGGAGCTCATCACCCGGACACGGACAGAGCATCTTTCAGAACAGCACAAGGGCAAGGTCAAAG GCTGTAAGACACCTCTGCAGTCCTTCCTGGGAATTGCTGAGCAGCATGGGGGCCCCCAAAATGGG ACCCTGATCACTCAGACTCTGAGCCAAGCCAACCCCACTGCCATCACCGCAGAAGAGTACTTCAATCCCAACTTTGAGCTTGGCAACCGTGACATGGGCCGACCCATGGAACTGACCACCAAGACACAGAA GTTCAAGGCCAAGCTGTGGCTGTGTGAGGAGCATCCCCTGTCCCTGTGTGAGCAGGTGGCCCCCATCATTGACCTCATGGCCGTCAGCAATGCACTTTTTGCCAAGCTCCGGGATTTCATTACCCTGCGCCTGCCTCCAGGATTCCCTGTCAAGATTG AAATCCCGATTTTCCACATCCTCAACGCCCGTATCACCTTCGGGAACCTCAATGGCTGCGATGAGCCGGTGCCGTTGGTGCGAGGCAGCCCCAGCAGCGAGACCCCTTCCCCGGGCAGTGACTCCTCCAGTGTCAGCAGCTCCAGCTCCACGA CCTCGTGCCGCGGCTGCGAGATCTCCCCCGCGTTGTTCGAGGCCCCACGCGGCTACAGTGTGCTGGGCGGCCAGCGAGAGGCCGCCACCCGCGACGACGATGACGACCTGCTGCAGTTCGCCATCCAGCAGAGCCTGCTTGAGGCGGGCAGTGAGTATGACCAGGTGCGTCCCCGCGGCCGCACGGGGCCACCGGACTGCGGTGCCGCCGCAGCTAACTGGCTTACCCCTGCCTCCGCCCAGGTCACCATCTGGGAGGCGCTAACCAACAGCAAACCGGGCACTCACCCCATGTCCTACGAGGGTCGCCGACAGGACAGGTCAGTGCCCGCCCGTCCGGAGAGGGTTTGGAGACGCCTATTCCCCCACTCCCATACACATGCACAGAGAACACCAGGGCCCTGTCACGGTGCGTATGGACACTGCCGCATGAGCACCCCTCTTGGCCCAGAGGAACCGTGGTACCGCCATCAGGGACCCTACTGGTTTCAAGATGGCGTCTACCACCACCACCCGTTCCTGACTCAGGGGTGGGTGAGCAGTACTCCAAACGCGGCCTTAGAGCCTTCACAGACCCTCGCCAGACAGAATGTCGGGGCTGGGGTTCTAGAAGACTGGGAGGATGGGCTTTGTAGGAGCTGGCGTCAGCTCCTACCGGGTGGGAGGGAGCCAGGGAGGTGA